A DNA window from Carassius gibelio isolate Cgi1373 ecotype wild population from Czech Republic chromosome A8, carGib1.2-hapl.c, whole genome shotgun sequence contains the following coding sequences:
- the LOC128018098 gene encoding serine/threonine-protein kinase WNK2-like, with translation MEHALLDKRSDGTAQCLSSDTEEEDQSQTLSVKPTTPAPVLSECSGGDFMKRAVAFFRRSGHSSSVQSSDSHTCPLVNGHAPSITGHAHSAYISSYNDSEFEDADMKRQLQKLREKHMKEISELQVHQRGEIEQLYSRLGRPIPPGMGFLHAVPPTGRPRRASKHKLKGSRLLNPMVQQLRNNRSNSSTEMCSSVSGSVLGNSSMGSSTVTLSLESEPLEPVQTQQPCSLKGYSPTTHTPPRQGSHSTGAAHVTSASNQILPPAAIPAASSRPITALVQAQANNSNNKSGTFTDDLHKLVDDWAKETLACAPQLRPSVCQSRPQRSHQSFQTNPTPMARVPSQVLYAVSPIEP, from the exons ATGGAGCATGCTCTGCTGGACAAACGAT CAGACGGGACAGCACAGTGCCTGTCCTCTGACACAGAAGAGGAGGATCAGAGCCAGACTCTGTCTGTTAAGCCCACAACTCCAGCTCCTGTTCTGTCAGAGTGCAGTGGTGGGGACTTCATGAAGCGGGCGGTGGCATTCTTCCGGCGCTCAGGTCACAGCAGCAGTGTCCAAAGCTCTGACTCACACACTTGTCCTCTGGTGAACGGACATGCCCCGTCCATTACTGGCCACGCCCACTCTGCTTACATCAGCAGTTATAATGACTCTGAATTTGAGGATGCTGATATGAAACGACAGCTGCAGAAGTTGAGAGAGAA GCACATGAAGGAGATCTCTGAGCTTCAGGTTCATCAGAGAGGAGAGATCGAGCAGTTGTACTCTCGATTAGGTCGACCGATTCCTCCTGGCATGGGCTTCTTGCATGCAGTGCCACCTACAGGTCGCCCTCGCAGAGCCTCCAAACACAAGCTGAAGGGAAGCCGACTGCTCAATCCCATGGTGCAACAGCTTAGGAACAACCGAAGCAACAGTTCCA CGGAGATGTGCTCCAGTGTGTCGGGGTCAGTTCTGGGGAACAGCTCTATGGGTTCCAGCACAGTCACGCTGAGCCTCGAGTCAGAACCACTGGAGCCGGTCCAGACTCAGCAGCCCTGCTCACTCAAGGGCTACagccccaccacacacacaccaccccgACAAG GGTCTCACAGTACTGGTGCTGCCCATGTGACTTCAGCATCCAATCAGATCCTGCCTCCCGCAGCCATACCTGCTGCATCCTCTCGGCCAATCACAGCGCTCGTTCAGGCTCAagcaaacaacagcaacaacaaaagcgGTACCTTCACCGATGACCTACACAAGCTGGTTGATGATTGGGCAAAAGAAACTCTTGCCTGTGCCCCTCAGCTCCGCCCCTCTGTGTGTCAGAGTAGACCGCAGAGATCTCATCAGTCCTTCCAGACCAACCCCACTCCAATGGCCAGAGTCCCCAGTCAGGTACTTTATGCTGTTTCTCCTATAGAACCTTAA